A region of Vigna radiata var. radiata cultivar VC1973A chromosome 10, Vradiata_ver6, whole genome shotgun sequence DNA encodes the following proteins:
- the LOC106775526 gene encoding S-adenosylmethionine decarboxylase proenzyme 4-like, producing the protein MAFAFSGFEGFEKRLELHFFCDDPALLQLGLRKLDFDCIHQTLQEVQCTVVSAVGNSYFDAYVLSESSLFVYPTKIIIKTCGTTQLLKSMTPLIFYAHTHLGLTLSSCRYTRGTFIFPLSQPFPHTSFNDEVTYIEATLPPNLCFRKASIMPSKSSSHAWHVFTATTDSHALYHHNYTLEICMTDLDPLLAGKFFRRPGDGRSGDSAGREMTELTGIDGINPHALVCDFAFDPCGYSMNGMDGEWYSTIHVTPEEGYSYASFECVGSRSSDVDVVHVLRKVVQIFRPGTMSVSTTSLGNEVWRKVAGAVEPMGMKLRSCAMDQFPDSGSVVFQTFSPLRRKSGH; encoded by the coding sequence ATGGCATTCGCATTCTCAGGTTTCGAAGGCTTCGAGAAGCGGCTCGAGCTTCACTTCTTCTGTGACGACCCAGCCCTGCTTCAACTGGGTCTCCGAAAGCTCGACTTTGATTGCATACACCAAACTCTGCAAGAGGTTCAATGCACGGTGGTTTCGGCCGTTGGAAACTCCTACTTCGACGCTTATGTGTTATCAGAATCCAGCCTCTTTGTGTACCCAACAAAGATCATAATCAAAACGTGTGGGACCACGCAGCTTCTCAAATCCATGACACCATTGATCTTCTACGCCCACACCCACCTCGGCCTAACGCTCTCCTCCTGCCGCTACACTCGCGGAACCTTCATCTTCCCTCTGTCACAACCCTTCCCTCACACAAGCTTCAACGACGAAGTCACCTACATAGAAGCCACGCTCCCTCCCAACCTCTGCTTCCGAAAAGCCTCCATCATGCCCTCCAAGTCATCCTCCCACGCCTGGCACGTCTTCACCGCCACCACTGACTCCCACGCGCTCTACCACCACAACTACACGTTGGAAATCTGCATGACCGACCTCGACCCCCTACTCGCAGGGAAGTTTTTCCGCCGTCCCGGCGACGGCAGAAGCGGGGACTCGGCCGGTAGGGAAATGACGGAGCTGACTGGGATCGACGGGATTAACCCGCACGCGTTGGTGTGCGACTTCGCGTTCGACCCGTGCGGGTACTCGATGAACGGCATGGATGGGGAGTGGTACTCGACGATTCACGTGACGCCGGAGGAGGGTTACAGCTACGCGAGCTTCGAGTGCGTGGGGTCCAGGTCGAGTGATGTGGACGTAGTCCACGTGTTGAGGAAGGTGGTGCAGATTTTCCGACCGGGGACGATGTCGGTATCGACGACGTCGTTGGGGAACGAGGTTTGGAGAAAGGTGGCGGGTGCGGTGGAGCCCATGGGGATGAAATTGAGGAGTTGCGCCATGGACCAGTTCCCGGATTCTGGGAGTGTCGTGTTTCAAACGTTTTCGCCCCTTCGTCGGAAAAGTGGACATTAG